A window of the Ipomoea triloba cultivar NCNSP0323 chromosome 14, ASM357664v1 genome harbors these coding sequences:
- the LOC116003564 gene encoding homeobox-leucine zipper protein HAT5-like, with amino-acid sequence MDSDTMSTINTSLWISNTDPSVHEDCGEEMMKGGNCNEECEGCFYQGEKKRRLAPEQVRFLERSFEVENKLEPERKVQLANQLGLQPRQVAIWFQNRRARCKTKQIEKDYDSLKATYDKLKADHDSLSKQNQTLRNEVLLLTDKLLIQEQQQGNPKSETNDATGPLKQPSCGGVVSPAKKGENFPMVVSKQENGSSDSSHVLDSDFSQDNEDDDSLKRSLFQPFLKLENHGFQTQPSSCNLGFSLEDHTTSSWLWP; translated from the exons ATGGATAGTGACACCATGAGTACCATTAATACTAGTCTCTGGATTTCAAACACCGACCCTTCTGTCCACG aggatTGTGGAGAGGAGATGATGAAGGGGGGGAATTGCAATGAGGAGTGTGAAGGTTGCTTTTACCAAGGGGAGAAGAAAAGGAGACTTGCACCTGAACAGGTGAGATTTCTGGAGAGGAGTTTTGAGGTGGAGAACAAGCTTGAGCCAGAGAGGAAAGTCCAATTGGCTAACCAACTTGGGCTGCAGCCAAGGCAAGTTGCGATTTGGTTCCAGAACCGGAGAGCACGGTGCAAGACCAAACAGATTGAGAAGGACTATGATTCCCTCAAAGCTACCTATGATAAGCTCAAAGCTGATCATGATTCCCTCTCCAAACAGAATCAAACTTTGAGAAATGAG GTTCTGTTGCTGACAGATAAGTTGCTTATTCAAGAACAGCAGCAGGGGAACCCAAAATCAGAAACAAATGATGCAACTGGACCTCTGAAACAGCCCTCCTGTGGTGGTGTGGTTTCCCCAGCCAAAAAGGGAGAGAATTTTCCGATGGTGGTGAGCAAGCAAGAAAATGGTAGCTCAGATTCTTCACATGTATTAGACTCTGACTTTTCTCAAgataatgaagatgatgatagcCTGAAAAGGAGTCTTTTCCAACCATTCCTAAAGCTTGAAAACCATGGATTCCAAACACAACCAAGCTCATGCAATTTGGGGTTTTCCCTTGAGGATCACACAACCTCTTCTTGGTTATGGCCTtag
- the LOC116004165 gene encoding uncharacterized protein LOC116004165, with protein MTTSLSHSPAFLNLIHGSSKPKLPFPKISFFPVKNGQFHLKSKYFATFHQFANPKNSKFPKLIVPRASTDDLIEAIENEGFLGDEEKPAKSLLWALFWASVSICLFAVSGDAKAAADSIKASGFGVKVATALRGLGWKDEIVVFALATLPVLELRGAIPMGYWLQLKPLPLTVLSVLGNMVPVPFIVLYLKRFANFLVQNNRSASRFLEMFLDWTKKKAGPVEEFRWLGLMLFVAVPFPGTGAWTGAIIASVLEMPFWSAVSANFVGVVLAGLLVNLLVNLGLKYAVITGVILFVVSTFMWGVLRGIKRSLNLSP; from the exons ATGACCACTTCTTTATCACACTCGCCGGCGTTCTTGAATCTCATCCATGGAAGCTCTAAACCCAAACTACCATTCCccaaaattagtttttttccGGTTAAGAACGGACAATTTCACTTGAAGTCCAAGTATTTCGCTACATTTCATCAATTTGCTAATCCCAAGAACTCAAAATTTCCCAAATTGATAGTTCCAAGAGCGTCCACGGATGATTTGATTGAAGCGATTGAAAATGAGGGCTTCTTGGGGGATGAGGAGAAGCCGGCGAAATCCCTGCTCTGGGCTTTGTTCTGGGCTTCTGTATCGATTTGTTTGTTTGCAGTTTCTGGGGATGCTAAGGCTGCGGCTGATTCTATCAAAGCTTCGGGGTTTGGTGTGAAAGTGGCTACTGCTTTGAGGGGTTTGGGGTGGAAAGATGAGATTGTTGTATTTGCCTTGGCTACATTGCCTGTGCTTGAGCTTCGTGGGGCAATTCCTATGGGTTATTGGTTGCAGCTAAAGCCTTTGCCCCTCACTGTGTTGTCTGTTCTAGG GAACATGGTTCCAGTGCCTTTCATCGTGCTTTACTTGAAGAGATTTGCAAATTTCCTGGTTCAGAACAACCGGTCAGCCTCTCGGTTTCTGGAAATGTTTTTGGATTGGACAAAGAAGAAGGCGGGTCCCGTGGAGGAATTTCGATGGCTTGGTCTGATGCTCTTTGTGGCTGTACCATTCCCTGGAACTGGAGCTTGGACGGGAGCTATTATTGCTTCGGTCCTTGAAATGCCATTCTGGTCTGCGGTTTCAGCGAACTTTGTAGGTGTCGTCTTGGCTGGCCTCCTCGTAAACTTGCTGGTAAACCTCGGGCTCAAGTATGCCGTTATAACTGGAGTAATACTATTCGTCGTTTCAACTTTCATGTGGGGTGTCCTTCGAGGTATAAAAAGATCTCTGAACTTATCACCGTGA